The segment TTTAAAGCTCTCCTTTGACAGGTAAAAGTAATGCGGGCAGCTTTCTATCACGACATGCTTCATATTAGAAAGCAACTCCACACCGCTACCGCTTGAGACATGCACCACATAAAGCACGCCCCTTCTTTTTAGTGCAAGCAGGTCCTTAAGGGCGCTAAGTTCGGAGGTCAGCGGCCTGCTGTTCTCGAAGGTCGATATTTCCTTGTACCTGGCGTCCACCAGCTCATCGTCCTCCGCATGCACCATGGTGACAATCTCTTCACCTAGTAGGGCCTCTAACACTTCTTTAGGAACTTTACGGTCGGATTCGGAGTAGGTCGTAAACACCTTGATGCTTGAAAGACCGCTACGCTTCACTTGTCTTACCAGTTCTTTCACGTCACCTCTAAAGTTGCCGAGGGTCGCATGAAAACCGTAGTCGATGATCGACGCCTGCGCCTTTTCCATTCTGCTTTTAAGGGCATTGGCGTATTTCATCTCGCTTTCAATCGGATCCAGAAAATCGAGGATCGTCGTCACACCGCCAAAAGCGGCGGCGACAGATCCCTGATAAAAGTCGTCACAGCTTGTCACATGACCGAGGTTCAGTTCCATATGCACATGCGGGTCGATGATCCCTGGCAAGATGAACAGGCCTGAGCAGTCCACCACGTCCTTAGAAGGATGCTCTTCAAGACCTATCAGGCGAATCACTCCATCTTTAATGAATACG is part of the Fusibacter sp. A1 genome and harbors:
- a CDS encoding dihydroorotase family protein: MYDTALIGGEVYAGGGLFKSNVFIKDGVIRLIGLEEHPSKDVVDCSGLFILPGIIDPHVHMELNLGHVTSCDDFYQGSVAAAFGGVTTILDFLDPIESEMKYANALKSRMEKAQASIIDYGFHATLGNFRGDVKELVRQVKRSGLSSIKVFTTYSESDRKVPKEVLEALLGEEIVTMVHAEDDELVDARYKEISTFENSRPLTSELSALKDLLALKRRGVLYVVHVSSGSGVELLSNMKHVVIESCPHYFYLSKESFKEEQGALYLLAPPLRSREERDKLNKRISLLTTIGTDHCPFKKEEKLKYGDAAKVPKGIGSISYSFLLMYNKFGIGIIDKMSKNVAAVFGLKDKGEIKEGHRADLFLFDPLKHTVVSAHMGASDYSVYQDMVLKGAVIRTMVSGKVVMDDGRVFENKGQFVRSDFNDRTDEY